A DNA window from Solanum lycopersicum chromosome 3, SLM_r2.1 contains the following coding sequences:
- the LOC101257744 gene encoding protein NEDD1 isoform X1: protein MNSTDSIKTLLATTGGDTVKLFDLTLEPRDPCILSYTPSPGFQVNSVKWNHTNLVVASAGDDKKISLWRKNGQSLGTVPLAGTDSADNIEESISTVNFSSKASRYICSGGSGQVIRIWDLQRKRCIKWLKGHTNTISGAMYNCKDEHLASISLNGNLILHNLASGAKAAELKDPNAQVLRVLDYSKISRHLLVTAGDDGSIHLWDTTGRSPKVSWLKQHSAPTSGISFSPTNDKIVASVGMDKKLYTFDSGSRRPTFCIPYEAPFSSLAFTDDGFTLAAGTSSGRVVFYDVRGKPQPLTVLRAYGNSEAVTSLCWQRAKPVIVNENNCTTEMALLGSAVEDSILMPDPLPAMMSSSLATSMTTSGSRTTVRSGSVDSFSFPAGITGSTSGTTGLSPSEETPIRSSLWKGGSLARLHAPRNFKDDMEVFSPLVEVQPITPSLDKLWDDQEGFKKDFDKKSSLLFPSSLRFPLPVEGGNENRPIFDWKSSSLPKQQEDASFAQLSSTPTSSRGDDSSSITPPEAWGGERLSDRLSHLRQSGNMPSRFAISTSGPLAPGSMLSGLQDNFPATQSIGSLTSSTLSLANLRIKENPNEETILGSSEHASSTSFSVGTKGITGQGTLDTLGSTVSLPRRFSSYAERISTTPSFSDGTLSVGSPKTKKTGAETREELLNSLLSRSDTSSATAAGAFQAINGEIKQSQKSTLPELQQGSSFTLQLFQRTQEETLSSLQKSIHEDMRNLHLDILRQFHMQEMETSSAMKLILENQAELMKEVQLLRRETQQLRQLL from the exons ATGAATTCTACAGATTCGATTAAGACCCTTTTGGCTACTACTGGCGGTGACACTGTTAAGCTTTTTGACCTCACTTTGGAACCCCGTGATCCCTGCATTCTTAGCTATACTCCTTCCCCTGGATTCCAAGTCAATTCCGTCAAGTGGAATCACACTA ATTTGGTGGTGGCAAGCGCTGGAGATGACAAGAAGATATCTTTGTGGAGGAAAAATGGACAGAGTTTGGGGACTGTACCACTGGCCGGCACTGATAGTGCTGACAATATCGAG GAGTCTATTTCAACAGTTAACTTTAGCAGCAAAGCATCCCGATACATATGTTCTGGAGGTAGTGGCCAAGTTATACGAATATGGGATTTGCAGCGGAAGCGTTGCATCAAATGGTTGAAAGGTCATACCAATACTATTAGTGGTGCAATGTACAATTGTAAAGATGAGCACTTAGCTTCTATCAGTCTTAATGGGAATCTTATACTTCACAACCTTGCTTCTGGTGCAAAGGCTGCTGAACTCAAGGATCCAAATGCGCAG GTTTTGAGAGTGCTTGATTATTCTAAGATTAGCAGGCATTTATTGGTGACAGCTGGTGATGATGGATCTATCCACCTGTGGGATACAACTGGTCGCAGCCCCAAG GTTTCTTGGCTAAAGCAGCATTCTGCACCAACTTCTGGCATTAGTTTCTCACCAACAAACGACAAG ATTGTTGCTAGTGTTGGTATGGATAAGAAGTTGTACACTTTTGACTCAGGGTCAAGAAGGCCGACATTTTGCATTCCTTACGAGGCACCTTTTTCTTCACTGGCATTTACTGATGACGGATTCACTCTGGCAGCTGGAACAAGTAGTGGCCGGGTAGTATTCTATGACGTTCGTGGAAAACCACAACCCTTGACTGTTTTACGTGCTTATGGAAATTCTGAG GCTGTGACAAGTCTATGCTGGCAAAGAGCAAAACCTGTAATTGTCAATGAAAACAATTGCACTACAGAAATGGCTCTCCTGGGCAGTGCTGTGGAGGATTCAATTTTGATGCCTGACCCACTTCCTGCTATGATGTCATCAAGCCTAGCAACTTCTATGACAACATCAGGTTCGAGAACCACTGTTCGTTCAGGTTCTGTGGACTCATTTTCTTTTCCAGCAGGCATTACAGGATCTACATCTGGGACAACAGGTTTATCTCCATCCGAGGAAACACCCATACGAAGTAGTTTATGGAAAGGTGGATCTTTGGCAAGATTACATGCTCCTCGTAACTTCAAGGATGATATGGAAGTTTTTTCTCCTCTTGTTGAAGTTCAGCCAATTACACCTTCACTTGATAAGTTGTGGGATGATCAGGAAGgtttcaaaaaggattttgatAAGAAGTCATCTTTGCTATTTCCTTCTTCTCTAAGGTTTCCCCTTCCAGTTGAGGGTGGCAATGAGAATCGCCCCATATTTGATTGGAAATCAAGTTCCTTACCCAAACAG CAGGAGGATGCTTCTTTTGCACAGTTGTCTTCCACTCCAACATCTTCTCGTGGTGATGATTCTTCCTCCATAACTCCTCCAGAAGCTTGGGGTGGTGAGAGATTATCGGATAGATTATCTCATCTTCGGCAGTCAGGAAATATGCCTTCCCGTTTTGCAATCTCGACATCTGGTCCTCTTGCACCAGGATCTATGTTATCTGGATTACAGGATAATTTTCCTGCAACTCAGAGTATCGGCTCTTTGACTAGTTCTACTCTAAGTTTGGCTAATTTGCGCATAAAAGAAAATCCAAATGAAGAAACTATTCTAGGATCTTCAGAACATGCGAGTTCCACATCCTTTTCAGTTGGAACAAAAGGCATTACTGGGCAGGGTACTCTTGATACTCTTGGTTCAACTGTATCCCTCCCACGAAGATTTTCCAGTTATGCTGAGAGAATAAGCACTACACCATCCTTCAGTGATGGAACCCTTTCTGTTGGTTCTCCAAAAACTAAGAAAACTGGAGCTGAAACAAGGGAAGAGCTTCTGAATAGCTTGTTATCTAGGTCGGACACGTCGTCTGCTACAGCAGCTGGTGCTTTCCAAGCAATAAAT GGTGAAATTAAGCAATCTCAAAAGTCCACACTGCCTGAATTGCAGCAGGGAAGTTCCTTTACACTCCAGCTGTTCCAACGTACACAAGAAGAAACTCTTTCTTCCCTTCAAAAATCCATTCACGAGGATATGAGGAATCTTCACTTAGATATCTTAAGACAATTTCATATGCAAGAG ATGGAAACTTCTAGTGCTATGAAATTGATACTGGAAAACCAAGCAGAGCTGATGAAAGAGGTTCAATTACTTCGAAGGGAAACACAGCAGCTTCGACAGTTATTATGA
- the LOC101257446 gene encoding uncharacterized protein At2g39795, mitochondrial has product MAVTNIIRRTASQVVPLAARVIFRTQSYHHRSSALLSTIVNRSAASRNFFRSSAPSTLHFYSTKRPSSDESLLKVIQSEIQCAEESDEQDEVEEAPEGFPFKIEDHPGQQTITLTREYQGESINVEVHMPDLVTGDEDENDNGGEDDDEGSNQSNIPLVVRVSKRNGPALEFGITAFADEIAIDTLSIKDPNVAEDQIAYEGPDFTDLDENLQKAFHKYLEIRGIKPSTTNFLHEYMVNKDSREYKMWLKNLKKFIEA; this is encoded by the exons ATGGCTGTCACTAACATCATCAGAAGGACTGCTTCTCAAGTTGTACCCTTGGCTGCTCGGGTGATCTTTAGAACACAGAGTTACCATCATCGATCCTCTGCTCTCTTATCCACCATAGTTAACCGTAGTGCTGCTTCTAGAAACTTCTTTCGGAGCTCAGCACCGTCCACCCTTCATTTCTATTCTACCAAGAGGCCCAGTTCTGATGAATCACTCCTCAAAGTCATTCAGTCCGAAATCCAATGTGCCGAGGAATCCGACGAACAAGACGAG GTTGAGGAGGCTCCTGAGGGTTTCCCCTTCAAGATTGAAGATCATCCTGGACAACAAACTATTACATTGACAAGAGAATATCAAGGTGAATCTATAAATGTGGAAGTTCACATGCCTGACCTTGTTACCGGTGATGAAGATGAGAATGACAACGGTGGTGAGGATGATGACGAAGGGTCCAATCAGTCCAATATTCCTCTAGTTGTTAGGGTCTCTAAGAGAAATGGACCTGCTTTGGAGTTTGGTATCACAGCTTTTGCTGATGAGATTGCTATTGACACTTTGTCAATCAAAGATCCTAATGTTGCTGAGGATCAGATTGCTTACGAAGGACCTGATTTCAC GGATTTGGATGAGAACCTCCAAAAGGCTTTCCACAAGTATCTGGAGATTAGGGGTATCAAGCCCAGCACAACCAACTTCTTGCATGAGTACATGGTCAACAAGGATAGCAGAGAATACAAGATGTGGCTTAAGAATCTGAAGAAATTCATCGAGGCATAG
- the LOC101257744 gene encoding protein NEDD1 isoform X2, translating into MNSTDSIKTLLATTGGDTVKLFDLTLEPRDPCILSYTPSPGFQVNSVKWNHTNLVVASAGDDKKISLWRKNGQSLGTVPLAGTDSADNIEESISTVNFSSKASRYICSGGSGQVIRIWDLQRKRCIKWLKGHTNTISGAMYNCKDEHLASISLNGNLILHNLASGAKAAELKDPNAQVLRVLDYSKISRHLLVTAGDDGSIHLWDTTGRSPKVSWLKQHSAPTSGISFSPTNDKIVASVGMDKKLYTFDSGSRRPTFCIPYEAPFSSLAFTDDGFTLAAGTSSGRVVFYDVRGKPQPLTVLRAYGNSEAVTSLCWQRAKPVIVNENNCTTEMALLGSAVEDSILMPDPLPAMMSSSLATSMTTSGSRTTVRSGSVDSFSFPAGITGSTSGTTGLSPSEETPIRSSLWKGGSLARLHAPRNFKDDMEVFSPLVEVQPITPSLDKLWDDQEGFKKDFDKKSSLLFPSSLRFPLPVEGGNENRPIFDWKSSSLPKQEDASFAQLSSTPTSSRGDDSSSITPPEAWGGERLSDRLSHLRQSGNMPSRFAISTSGPLAPGSMLSGLQDNFPATQSIGSLTSSTLSLANLRIKENPNEETILGSSEHASSTSFSVGTKGITGQGTLDTLGSTVSLPRRFSSYAERISTTPSFSDGTLSVGSPKTKKTGAETREELLNSLLSRSDTSSATAAGAFQAINGEIKQSQKSTLPELQQGSSFTLQLFQRTQEETLSSLQKSIHEDMRNLHLDILRQFHMQEMETSSAMKLILENQAELMKEVQLLRRETQQLRQLL; encoded by the exons ATGAATTCTACAGATTCGATTAAGACCCTTTTGGCTACTACTGGCGGTGACACTGTTAAGCTTTTTGACCTCACTTTGGAACCCCGTGATCCCTGCATTCTTAGCTATACTCCTTCCCCTGGATTCCAAGTCAATTCCGTCAAGTGGAATCACACTA ATTTGGTGGTGGCAAGCGCTGGAGATGACAAGAAGATATCTTTGTGGAGGAAAAATGGACAGAGTTTGGGGACTGTACCACTGGCCGGCACTGATAGTGCTGACAATATCGAG GAGTCTATTTCAACAGTTAACTTTAGCAGCAAAGCATCCCGATACATATGTTCTGGAGGTAGTGGCCAAGTTATACGAATATGGGATTTGCAGCGGAAGCGTTGCATCAAATGGTTGAAAGGTCATACCAATACTATTAGTGGTGCAATGTACAATTGTAAAGATGAGCACTTAGCTTCTATCAGTCTTAATGGGAATCTTATACTTCACAACCTTGCTTCTGGTGCAAAGGCTGCTGAACTCAAGGATCCAAATGCGCAG GTTTTGAGAGTGCTTGATTATTCTAAGATTAGCAGGCATTTATTGGTGACAGCTGGTGATGATGGATCTATCCACCTGTGGGATACAACTGGTCGCAGCCCCAAG GTTTCTTGGCTAAAGCAGCATTCTGCACCAACTTCTGGCATTAGTTTCTCACCAACAAACGACAAG ATTGTTGCTAGTGTTGGTATGGATAAGAAGTTGTACACTTTTGACTCAGGGTCAAGAAGGCCGACATTTTGCATTCCTTACGAGGCACCTTTTTCTTCACTGGCATTTACTGATGACGGATTCACTCTGGCAGCTGGAACAAGTAGTGGCCGGGTAGTATTCTATGACGTTCGTGGAAAACCACAACCCTTGACTGTTTTACGTGCTTATGGAAATTCTGAG GCTGTGACAAGTCTATGCTGGCAAAGAGCAAAACCTGTAATTGTCAATGAAAACAATTGCACTACAGAAATGGCTCTCCTGGGCAGTGCTGTGGAGGATTCAATTTTGATGCCTGACCCACTTCCTGCTATGATGTCATCAAGCCTAGCAACTTCTATGACAACATCAGGTTCGAGAACCACTGTTCGTTCAGGTTCTGTGGACTCATTTTCTTTTCCAGCAGGCATTACAGGATCTACATCTGGGACAACAGGTTTATCTCCATCCGAGGAAACACCCATACGAAGTAGTTTATGGAAAGGTGGATCTTTGGCAAGATTACATGCTCCTCGTAACTTCAAGGATGATATGGAAGTTTTTTCTCCTCTTGTTGAAGTTCAGCCAATTACACCTTCACTTGATAAGTTGTGGGATGATCAGGAAGgtttcaaaaaggattttgatAAGAAGTCATCTTTGCTATTTCCTTCTTCTCTAAGGTTTCCCCTTCCAGTTGAGGGTGGCAATGAGAATCGCCCCATATTTGATTGGAAATCAAGTTCCTTACCCAAACAG GAGGATGCTTCTTTTGCACAGTTGTCTTCCACTCCAACATCTTCTCGTGGTGATGATTCTTCCTCCATAACTCCTCCAGAAGCTTGGGGTGGTGAGAGATTATCGGATAGATTATCTCATCTTCGGCAGTCAGGAAATATGCCTTCCCGTTTTGCAATCTCGACATCTGGTCCTCTTGCACCAGGATCTATGTTATCTGGATTACAGGATAATTTTCCTGCAACTCAGAGTATCGGCTCTTTGACTAGTTCTACTCTAAGTTTGGCTAATTTGCGCATAAAAGAAAATCCAAATGAAGAAACTATTCTAGGATCTTCAGAACATGCGAGTTCCACATCCTTTTCAGTTGGAACAAAAGGCATTACTGGGCAGGGTACTCTTGATACTCTTGGTTCAACTGTATCCCTCCCACGAAGATTTTCCAGTTATGCTGAGAGAATAAGCACTACACCATCCTTCAGTGATGGAACCCTTTCTGTTGGTTCTCCAAAAACTAAGAAAACTGGAGCTGAAACAAGGGAAGAGCTTCTGAATAGCTTGTTATCTAGGTCGGACACGTCGTCTGCTACAGCAGCTGGTGCTTTCCAAGCAATAAAT GGTGAAATTAAGCAATCTCAAAAGTCCACACTGCCTGAATTGCAGCAGGGAAGTTCCTTTACACTCCAGCTGTTCCAACGTACACAAGAAGAAACTCTTTCTTCCCTTCAAAAATCCATTCACGAGGATATGAGGAATCTTCACTTAGATATCTTAAGACAATTTCATATGCAAGAG ATGGAAACTTCTAGTGCTATGAAATTGATACTGGAAAACCAAGCAGAGCTGATGAAAGAGGTTCAATTACTTCGAAGGGAAACACAGCAGCTTCGACAGTTATTATGA
- the LOC101257744 gene encoding protein NEDD1 isoform X4, whose amino-acid sequence MNSTDSIKTLLATTGGDTVKLFDLTLEPRDPCILSYTPSPGFQVNSVKWNHTNLVVASAGDDKKISLWRKNGQSLGTVPLAGTDSADNIEESISTVNFSSKASRYICSGGSGQVIRIWDLQRKRCIKWLKGHTNTISGAMYNCKDEHLASISLNGNLILHNLASGAKAAELKDPNAQVLRVLDYSKISRHLLVTAGDDGSIHLWDTTGRSPKVSWLKQHSAPTSGISFSPTNDKIVASVGMDKKLYTFDSGSRRPTFCIPYEAPFSSLAFTDDGFTLAAGTSSGRVVFYDVRGKPQPLTVLRAYGNSEAVTSLCWQRAKPVIVNENNCTTEMALLGSAVEDSILMPDPLPAMMSSSLATSMTTSGLSPSEETPIRSSLWKGGSLARLHAPRNFKDDMEVFSPLVEVQPITPSLDKLWDDQEGFKKDFDKKSSLLFPSSLRFPLPVEGGNENRPIFDWKSSSLPKQEDASFAQLSSTPTSSRGDDSSSITPPEAWGGERLSDRLSHLRQSGNMPSRFAISTSGPLAPGSMLSGLQDNFPATQSIGSLTSSTLSLANLRIKENPNEETILGSSEHASSTSFSVGTKGITGQGTLDTLGSTVSLPRRFSSYAERISTTPSFSDGTLSVGSPKTKKTGAETREELLNSLLSRSDTSSATAAGAFQAINGEIKQSQKSTLPELQQGSSFTLQLFQRTQEETLSSLQKSIHEDMRNLHLDILRQFHMQEMETSSAMKLILENQAELMKEVQLLRRETQQLRQLL is encoded by the exons ATGAATTCTACAGATTCGATTAAGACCCTTTTGGCTACTACTGGCGGTGACACTGTTAAGCTTTTTGACCTCACTTTGGAACCCCGTGATCCCTGCATTCTTAGCTATACTCCTTCCCCTGGATTCCAAGTCAATTCCGTCAAGTGGAATCACACTA ATTTGGTGGTGGCAAGCGCTGGAGATGACAAGAAGATATCTTTGTGGAGGAAAAATGGACAGAGTTTGGGGACTGTACCACTGGCCGGCACTGATAGTGCTGACAATATCGAG GAGTCTATTTCAACAGTTAACTTTAGCAGCAAAGCATCCCGATACATATGTTCTGGAGGTAGTGGCCAAGTTATACGAATATGGGATTTGCAGCGGAAGCGTTGCATCAAATGGTTGAAAGGTCATACCAATACTATTAGTGGTGCAATGTACAATTGTAAAGATGAGCACTTAGCTTCTATCAGTCTTAATGGGAATCTTATACTTCACAACCTTGCTTCTGGTGCAAAGGCTGCTGAACTCAAGGATCCAAATGCGCAG GTTTTGAGAGTGCTTGATTATTCTAAGATTAGCAGGCATTTATTGGTGACAGCTGGTGATGATGGATCTATCCACCTGTGGGATACAACTGGTCGCAGCCCCAAG GTTTCTTGGCTAAAGCAGCATTCTGCACCAACTTCTGGCATTAGTTTCTCACCAACAAACGACAAG ATTGTTGCTAGTGTTGGTATGGATAAGAAGTTGTACACTTTTGACTCAGGGTCAAGAAGGCCGACATTTTGCATTCCTTACGAGGCACCTTTTTCTTCACTGGCATTTACTGATGACGGATTCACTCTGGCAGCTGGAACAAGTAGTGGCCGGGTAGTATTCTATGACGTTCGTGGAAAACCACAACCCTTGACTGTTTTACGTGCTTATGGAAATTCTGAG GCTGTGACAAGTCTATGCTGGCAAAGAGCAAAACCTGTAATTGTCAATGAAAACAATTGCACTACAGAAATGGCTCTCCTGGGCAGTGCTGTGGAGGATTCAATTTTGATGCCTGACCCACTTCCTGCTATGATGTCATCAAGCCTAGCAACTTCTATGACAACATCAG GTTTATCTCCATCCGAGGAAACACCCATACGAAGTAGTTTATGGAAAGGTGGATCTTTGGCAAGATTACATGCTCCTCGTAACTTCAAGGATGATATGGAAGTTTTTTCTCCTCTTGTTGAAGTTCAGCCAATTACACCTTCACTTGATAAGTTGTGGGATGATCAGGAAGgtttcaaaaaggattttgatAAGAAGTCATCTTTGCTATTTCCTTCTTCTCTAAGGTTTCCCCTTCCAGTTGAGGGTGGCAATGAGAATCGCCCCATATTTGATTGGAAATCAAGTTCCTTACCCAAACAG GAGGATGCTTCTTTTGCACAGTTGTCTTCCACTCCAACATCTTCTCGTGGTGATGATTCTTCCTCCATAACTCCTCCAGAAGCTTGGGGTGGTGAGAGATTATCGGATAGATTATCTCATCTTCGGCAGTCAGGAAATATGCCTTCCCGTTTTGCAATCTCGACATCTGGTCCTCTTGCACCAGGATCTATGTTATCTGGATTACAGGATAATTTTCCTGCAACTCAGAGTATCGGCTCTTTGACTAGTTCTACTCTAAGTTTGGCTAATTTGCGCATAAAAGAAAATCCAAATGAAGAAACTATTCTAGGATCTTCAGAACATGCGAGTTCCACATCCTTTTCAGTTGGAACAAAAGGCATTACTGGGCAGGGTACTCTTGATACTCTTGGTTCAACTGTATCCCTCCCACGAAGATTTTCCAGTTATGCTGAGAGAATAAGCACTACACCATCCTTCAGTGATGGAACCCTTTCTGTTGGTTCTCCAAAAACTAAGAAAACTGGAGCTGAAACAAGGGAAGAGCTTCTGAATAGCTTGTTATCTAGGTCGGACACGTCGTCTGCTACAGCAGCTGGTGCTTTCCAAGCAATAAAT GGTGAAATTAAGCAATCTCAAAAGTCCACACTGCCTGAATTGCAGCAGGGAAGTTCCTTTACACTCCAGCTGTTCCAACGTACACAAGAAGAAACTCTTTCTTCCCTTCAAAAATCCATTCACGAGGATATGAGGAATCTTCACTTAGATATCTTAAGACAATTTCATATGCAAGAG ATGGAAACTTCTAGTGCTATGAAATTGATACTGGAAAACCAAGCAGAGCTGATGAAAGAGGTTCAATTACTTCGAAGGGAAACACAGCAGCTTCGACAGTTATTATGA
- the LOC101257149 gene encoding chloroplastic import inner membrane translocase subunit HP30-2-like, with translation MGEGKQGAMVVEMPNSSNQNPIVQLQNKFKELEIGFKGWLSKQSIPVEAAVVTATSGLQGAAIGGFMGTLTQDVSSSMPIPPAGANLNPQAMASFQQAQALAGGPLVQARNFAVMTGVNAGISCVLKRIRGKEDVQSSMAAAFGSGALFSLVSGMGGPNPVPNALTSGIFFALVQGGLFELGRKFSQPPAEDTHYVRTRSLLSSLGLQNYEKNFKKGLLTDTTLPLLTDSALRDVRIPPGPRLLILDHIQRDPELRKKRG, from the exons ATGGGTGAAGGAAAGCAAGGAGCTATGGTGGTTGAAATGCCAAATAGCAGCAATCAGAATCCAATAGTTCAGTTGCAGAACAAGTTTAAGGAATTGGAAATCGGCTTCAAAGGGTGGTTATCGAAGCAGTCAATTCCAGTTGAAGCTGCTGTGGTGACAGCAACTAGTGGACTACAGGGGGCTGCTATTGGTGGATTTATGGGAACGCTTACACAGGATGTGTCTTCCTCTATGCCTATTCCTCCTGCTGGTGCTAATCTCAATCCCCAAGCTATGGCCTCTTTTCAACAAGCTCAG GCTCTCGCAGGAGGTCCGTTGGTTCAGGCTCGGAATTTTGCTGTTATGACTGGTGTTAATGCTGGCATATCTTGTGTTTTGAAAAGAATTAGAGGCAAGGAAGATGTGCAGTCCAG TATGGCAGCTGCCTTTGGTTCTGGAGCTCTGTTTTCACTAGTTAGCGGCATGGGTGGCCCAAATCCAGTACCCAATGCTTTGACATCTGGGATTTTCTTTGCCCTTGTTCAAGGTGGACTGTTTGAG CTCGGGCGGAAGTTTTCTCAACCACCTGCTGAAGATACGCATTATGTCAGAACGAGATCACTATTGTCAAGCCTTGGCCTgcaaaattatgaaaagaatttcaaaaaagGGTTGTTGACAGACACCACTTTGCCTTTACTCACTGATAG TGCTCTTAGAGATGTGAGGATCCCTCCTGGGCCAAGACTTCTTATTCTTGATCATATACAAAG GGATCCGGAACTCAGAAAGAAACGAGGATGA
- the LOC101257744 gene encoding protein NEDD1 isoform X3: protein MNSTDSIKTLLATTGGDTVKLFDLTLEPRDPCILSYTPSPGFQVNSVKWNHTNLVVASAGDDKKISLWRKNGQSLGTVPLAGTDSADNIEESISTVNFSSKASRYICSGGSGQVIRIWDLQRKRCIKWLKGHTNTISGAMYNCKDEHLASISLNGNLILHNLASGAKAAELKDPNAQVLRVLDYSKISRHLLVTAGDDGSIHLWDTTGRSPKVSWLKQHSAPTSGISFSPTNDKIVASVGMDKKLYTFDSGSRRPTFCIPYEAPFSSLAFTDDGFTLAAGTSSGRVVFYDVRGKPQPLTVLRAYGNSEAVTSLCWQRAKPVIVNENNCTTEMALLGSAVEDSILMPDPLPAMMSSSLATSMTTSGLSPSEETPIRSSLWKGGSLARLHAPRNFKDDMEVFSPLVEVQPITPSLDKLWDDQEGFKKDFDKKSSLLFPSSLRFPLPVEGGNENRPIFDWKSSSLPKQQEDASFAQLSSTPTSSRGDDSSSITPPEAWGGERLSDRLSHLRQSGNMPSRFAISTSGPLAPGSMLSGLQDNFPATQSIGSLTSSTLSLANLRIKENPNEETILGSSEHASSTSFSVGTKGITGQGTLDTLGSTVSLPRRFSSYAERISTTPSFSDGTLSVGSPKTKKTGAETREELLNSLLSRSDTSSATAAGAFQAINGEIKQSQKSTLPELQQGSSFTLQLFQRTQEETLSSLQKSIHEDMRNLHLDILRQFHMQEMETSSAMKLILENQAELMKEVQLLRRETQQLRQLL, encoded by the exons ATGAATTCTACAGATTCGATTAAGACCCTTTTGGCTACTACTGGCGGTGACACTGTTAAGCTTTTTGACCTCACTTTGGAACCCCGTGATCCCTGCATTCTTAGCTATACTCCTTCCCCTGGATTCCAAGTCAATTCCGTCAAGTGGAATCACACTA ATTTGGTGGTGGCAAGCGCTGGAGATGACAAGAAGATATCTTTGTGGAGGAAAAATGGACAGAGTTTGGGGACTGTACCACTGGCCGGCACTGATAGTGCTGACAATATCGAG GAGTCTATTTCAACAGTTAACTTTAGCAGCAAAGCATCCCGATACATATGTTCTGGAGGTAGTGGCCAAGTTATACGAATATGGGATTTGCAGCGGAAGCGTTGCATCAAATGGTTGAAAGGTCATACCAATACTATTAGTGGTGCAATGTACAATTGTAAAGATGAGCACTTAGCTTCTATCAGTCTTAATGGGAATCTTATACTTCACAACCTTGCTTCTGGTGCAAAGGCTGCTGAACTCAAGGATCCAAATGCGCAG GTTTTGAGAGTGCTTGATTATTCTAAGATTAGCAGGCATTTATTGGTGACAGCTGGTGATGATGGATCTATCCACCTGTGGGATACAACTGGTCGCAGCCCCAAG GTTTCTTGGCTAAAGCAGCATTCTGCACCAACTTCTGGCATTAGTTTCTCACCAACAAACGACAAG ATTGTTGCTAGTGTTGGTATGGATAAGAAGTTGTACACTTTTGACTCAGGGTCAAGAAGGCCGACATTTTGCATTCCTTACGAGGCACCTTTTTCTTCACTGGCATTTACTGATGACGGATTCACTCTGGCAGCTGGAACAAGTAGTGGCCGGGTAGTATTCTATGACGTTCGTGGAAAACCACAACCCTTGACTGTTTTACGTGCTTATGGAAATTCTGAG GCTGTGACAAGTCTATGCTGGCAAAGAGCAAAACCTGTAATTGTCAATGAAAACAATTGCACTACAGAAATGGCTCTCCTGGGCAGTGCTGTGGAGGATTCAATTTTGATGCCTGACCCACTTCCTGCTATGATGTCATCAAGCCTAGCAACTTCTATGACAACATCAG GTTTATCTCCATCCGAGGAAACACCCATACGAAGTAGTTTATGGAAAGGTGGATCTTTGGCAAGATTACATGCTCCTCGTAACTTCAAGGATGATATGGAAGTTTTTTCTCCTCTTGTTGAAGTTCAGCCAATTACACCTTCACTTGATAAGTTGTGGGATGATCAGGAAGgtttcaaaaaggattttgatAAGAAGTCATCTTTGCTATTTCCTTCTTCTCTAAGGTTTCCCCTTCCAGTTGAGGGTGGCAATGAGAATCGCCCCATATTTGATTGGAAATCAAGTTCCTTACCCAAACAG CAGGAGGATGCTTCTTTTGCACAGTTGTCTTCCACTCCAACATCTTCTCGTGGTGATGATTCTTCCTCCATAACTCCTCCAGAAGCTTGGGGTGGTGAGAGATTATCGGATAGATTATCTCATCTTCGGCAGTCAGGAAATATGCCTTCCCGTTTTGCAATCTCGACATCTGGTCCTCTTGCACCAGGATCTATGTTATCTGGATTACAGGATAATTTTCCTGCAACTCAGAGTATCGGCTCTTTGACTAGTTCTACTCTAAGTTTGGCTAATTTGCGCATAAAAGAAAATCCAAATGAAGAAACTATTCTAGGATCTTCAGAACATGCGAGTTCCACATCCTTTTCAGTTGGAACAAAAGGCATTACTGGGCAGGGTACTCTTGATACTCTTGGTTCAACTGTATCCCTCCCACGAAGATTTTCCAGTTATGCTGAGAGAATAAGCACTACACCATCCTTCAGTGATGGAACCCTTTCTGTTGGTTCTCCAAAAACTAAGAAAACTGGAGCTGAAACAAGGGAAGAGCTTCTGAATAGCTTGTTATCTAGGTCGGACACGTCGTCTGCTACAGCAGCTGGTGCTTTCCAAGCAATAAAT GGTGAAATTAAGCAATCTCAAAAGTCCACACTGCCTGAATTGCAGCAGGGAAGTTCCTTTACACTCCAGCTGTTCCAACGTACACAAGAAGAAACTCTTTCTTCCCTTCAAAAATCCATTCACGAGGATATGAGGAATCTTCACTTAGATATCTTAAGACAATTTCATATGCAAGAG ATGGAAACTTCTAGTGCTATGAAATTGATACTGGAAAACCAAGCAGAGCTGATGAAAGAGGTTCAATTACTTCGAAGGGAAACACAGCAGCTTCGACAGTTATTATGA